From a region of the Listeria monocytogenes ATCC 19117 genome:
- a CDS encoding YycH family regulatory protein yields MMKKTGFRSFILTILVVLSIVLSYFIWKGQPDYEAINVKEVEKTTIDKTMTTSQVFKPYKLAVNANENNYQSLDADLLNELMAQGKAFSFSEVVLASKKSSEDYEKLIHKNGTIEIIFPNNIPFSIFAQIFQVEGEGLESAFFNRIVFDINKTDTGLHSVYFTNDDQENIYQSSLQNKDIDKIEKIVKKNESKLTQNDKLISNKRNLFLSSEKTKLNRKKYIIDSLEINLFTSALFQDSGTVKSEGNTYTDGSSVIEMDTDNKVLEYVNPSQERTNPEDLSSVKRAGLIQDSFNFVNDHAGWTGDGAYYFTGYAAESATTNFSLFIDNLQVYNENGMADISVTEGLEAVYKYMRPFFRLDTDVPGEKKEVTLPSSYSVYSALAQNPNVKAEEIEDIVPGYHMTRSESSGMNRLVTLEPTWLYKYHDKWFIFQPDAEKAGE; encoded by the coding sequence ATGATGAAAAAAACAGGATTTCGCTCATTTATACTAACCATTTTAGTCGTACTCAGTATTGTCCTAAGCTACTTTATTTGGAAGGGACAACCTGATTACGAAGCAATTAACGTAAAAGAAGTGGAAAAAACAACCATTGACAAGACAATGACAACATCGCAAGTATTCAAACCATACAAGCTAGCTGTAAATGCAAATGAAAATAATTACCAAAGTTTAGATGCTGATTTATTAAACGAACTAATGGCACAAGGTAAAGCCTTTAGTTTCTCGGAAGTAGTATTAGCTAGTAAAAAAAGTAGTGAAGACTATGAGAAATTAATCCATAAAAACGGAACTATCGAGATTATTTTCCCCAATAATATTCCGTTCTCTATCTTTGCTCAAATTTTTCAAGTAGAAGGGGAAGGGCTTGAGTCAGCTTTCTTTAATCGAATTGTTTTTGATATTAACAAAACGGATACTGGGCTACATTCGGTTTATTTCACAAATGACGATCAAGAAAATATTTACCAAAGTTCTTTGCAAAATAAAGACATTGATAAAATCGAAAAAATTGTTAAAAAGAACGAAAGCAAGCTGACTCAAAATGATAAGCTAATTTCAAACAAACGCAATCTTTTTCTAAGCTCTGAAAAAACGAAACTAAATCGCAAAAAATATATCATCGATTCGCTTGAAATTAATTTATTCACGTCCGCACTATTCCAAGATTCTGGTACTGTTAAAAGTGAAGGAAACACATACACAGATGGTTCAAGTGTCATTGAAATGGATACAGATAATAAAGTATTAGAGTATGTAAATCCATCACAAGAACGTACTAATCCAGAAGATCTCAGTAGTGTCAAACGAGCTGGACTTATTCAAGATAGTTTTAACTTTGTGAACGACCATGCTGGTTGGACTGGCGACGGCGCTTACTATTTCACAGGTTATGCCGCGGAAAGTGCGACGACTAATTTCAGTTTATTCATCGATAATTTACAAGTATACAATGAGAATGGCATGGCGGATATTTCTGTAACAGAAGGACTTGAAGCTGTTTATAAATACATGAGACCATTTTTCCGCTTAGATACAGATGTTCCCGGAGAGAAAAAAGAAGTTACGTTACCATCCTCTTATTCTGTCTATAGTGCTCTTGCCCAAAATCCTAACGTCAAAGCAGAAGAAATTGAAGATATTGTTCCTGGCTATCATATGACTAGAAGCGAATCTTCGGGCATGAATCGTCTTGTAACATTAGAGCCGACGTGGTTGTATAAGTATCATGACAAATGGTTCATCTTCCAACCAGACGCAGAAAAGGCGGGTGAATAA
- a CDS encoding two-component system regulatory protein YycI, translating into MDWRKTQMIFIVTLLILNVFLAVIFFNKQLSDDPDTLGNETLEERLKADNISHPDLSTKPTSGSIFTTERAAFTTKDVSDLTGQAITLKDNNKQIYSVLQTPVKAGKKGSNPEFQKFMESDVYRGESYQFWNYDKDARTLTFNQLINNNMVLFDEAGQITFYLDQDDRVISYEQTWMSKQDDLKDKTNLMSATDALEAVYQHGELKQDSDVVSATFGYYTTVQLPSGNVYFPVWCFEVKHSGETNYVLVNAKDEQVINQSDNKSTTEPGTELSSRQKTK; encoded by the coding sequence ATGGATTGGCGTAAAACACAAATGATTTTTATTGTGACTCTCCTCATTCTTAATGTTTTTTTAGCGGTAATATTTTTCAACAAGCAGTTATCAGATGACCCAGATACACTCGGAAATGAAACGCTAGAAGAACGATTAAAAGCAGATAATATCTCTCATCCTGATTTATCGACCAAACCTACTAGCGGCTCTATTTTCACTACAGAGCGAGCAGCTTTTACAACAAAAGATGTGAGCGATCTTACAGGGCAAGCCATTACGCTTAAAGATAACAATAAACAAATCTATTCTGTCTTACAAACTCCCGTAAAAGCTGGCAAAAAAGGTAGTAACCCAGAATTTCAAAAATTTATGGAATCAGATGTTTATCGCGGGGAATCCTATCAATTTTGGAATTATGACAAAGATGCTCGGACCCTCACTTTTAATCAATTAATTAATAATAATATGGTTTTATTTGATGAAGCGGGCCAAATTACTTTTTATTTAGATCAAGATGACCGAGTGATCTCATACGAGCAAACTTGGATGTCCAAGCAAGATGATTTAAAAGATAAAACCAATTTAATGTCCGCAACAGATGCATTAGAAGCGGTTTATCAGCACGGAGAATTGAAGCAAGACAGCGACGTGGTTTCTGCAACATTTGGCTATTACACGACAGTACAGCTACCCTCTGGAAATGTATACTTCCCCGTTTGGTGTTTTGAAGTAAAACATTCTGGTGAAACTAATTATGTCCTCGTAAATGCCAAAGACGAACAAGTAATTAATCAATCAGACAACAAATCAACCACCGAGCCAGGTACAGAATTATCGAGCCGTCAGAAAACCAAATAA
- a CDS encoding MBL fold metallo-hydrolase yields MFANKILTEKDTDQIRFSILASGSSGNATLVETGDQKILIDCGLSGKKMEGLFAQVGRDMNDLDAILITHEHSDHIKGLGVLARKYKLPIYANAKTWKAMDNMIGEVSSDQKFQFDMETVKTFGSMQVESFGVSHDAIEPMFYIFHKGNKKFVMITDTGYVSDRMKGHIAGADAYLFESNHDVEMLRMGRYPWNVKRRILGDEGHVSNEDAAIAMSEVITDQTKRIYLGHLSKDNNMKELARMSVTQTLMAEGIDVGGKLEIFDTDPDNATSIFTI; encoded by the coding sequence ATGTTCGCAAATAAAATTTTAACGGAAAAAGATACGGATCAAATCCGATTTAGTATATTAGCCAGTGGAAGCTCAGGGAATGCCACACTTGTCGAAACAGGAGACCAAAAAATTCTGATCGATTGTGGTTTGAGTGGAAAGAAAATGGAAGGATTATTCGCGCAAGTTGGTCGTGATATGAACGATTTAGACGCGATTCTAATTACTCATGAACATTCAGATCATATTAAAGGTCTTGGTGTGCTTGCTCGGAAATACAAACTCCCTATTTATGCTAACGCGAAAACGTGGAAAGCAATGGATAATATGATTGGCGAAGTGTCTTCAGATCAAAAATTCCAATTTGATATGGAAACAGTAAAAACCTTTGGTAGCATGCAAGTGGAATCCTTTGGAGTCTCTCATGATGCAATTGAGCCGATGTTTTACATATTTCATAAAGGGAATAAAAAATTTGTAATGATAACGGACACTGGTTATGTAAGCGACCGAATGAAAGGTCATATTGCGGGGGCTGATGCTTATCTTTTTGAAAGTAATCATGATGTAGAAATGCTTCGAATGGGACGCTATCCGTGGAATGTAAAACGCAGAATTCTTGGTGACGAGGGACACGTGAGCAATGAGGACGCTGCAATAGCAATGAGCGAAGTCATTACCGATCAAACAAAACGAATTTATTTAGGACACCTTAGTAAAGACAACAATATGAAAGAACTTGCGAGAATGAGCGTAACACAAACACTTATGGCAGAAGGTATTGATGTTGGGGGTAAACTAGAAATTTTTGACACAGACCCTGATAATGCTACATCTATCTTTACTATTTAA